A genomic segment from Cumulibacter soli encodes:
- the narJ gene encoding nitrate reductase molybdenum cofactor assembly chaperone, producing the protein MSLLLEYPGDDFAERVDAVDRALSDVTASVAEPLREFLVGIDGVSLRDLRTEYVDTFDVTRKCCLHLTYYTHGDTRRRGVALIEIKQAYRHAGVQLADSDAELPDFLPVLLEFGAVADPDSAWKLLNDYRVGIELLRMALQRRNSRWLPVITALRVTLPQLNGDDQEALAALIAAGPPSEDVGLDTSPYSLDPRLNPKPEPYDLGSTIPVGVPR; encoded by the coding sequence GTGTCCCTGCTGTTGGAATATCCGGGAGATGACTTCGCCGAGCGCGTCGACGCGGTGGATCGAGCGTTGAGCGACGTAACGGCGAGCGTCGCGGAGCCACTGCGGGAATTCCTGGTAGGGATCGACGGTGTGTCCCTCCGCGATCTGCGCACGGAGTACGTCGACACGTTCGACGTCACGCGCAAATGCTGCCTGCACCTGACGTACTACACGCACGGTGACACGCGGCGGCGTGGCGTGGCGCTGATCGAGATCAAACAGGCATATCGACATGCCGGCGTCCAGCTCGCCGACTCGGACGCCGAGCTGCCCGACTTTCTGCCCGTGCTGCTGGAGTTTGGTGCCGTCGCCGATCCCGACAGTGCGTGGAAGCTGCTGAATGACTACCGGGTCGGAATCGAGTTGTTGCGGATGGCGTTGCAGCGGCGTAATTCTCGCTGGCTACCGGTGATCACCGCCCTGCGCGTCACTCTCCCGCAACTCAACGGCGACGACCAGGAGGCGCTGGCCGCGCTGATCGCCGCCGGTCCGCCGTCCGAAGACGTCGGTCTCGATACCTCGCCATACTCCCTAGATCCCAGGCTTAATCCTAAACCCGAGCCGTACGACCTAGGTTCGACCATCCCGGTTGGAGTGCCACGATGA
- the narI gene encoding respiratory nitrate reductase subunit gamma, producing MTTFLWVIVPYICLAIFVGGHFWRYRYDKFGWTTRSSQLYESRLLRWGSPLFHFGMLGVVAGHVIGLLIPQSWTDAFGITRTAYHLIALIGGIIAGIAAVVGLAILIYRRRITGPVFSATTKMDKVMYLFLALVIALGMWNTFASGVFGLGGEYNYRDGVSPWFRSIFYFQPDPALMADAPIGFQLHALFAFILFALWPFTRLVHVFSAPIGYLTRPYIVYRSANQRAGQGTGTRAPQRGWDKPELQRSERR from the coding sequence ATGACGACCTTCTTGTGGGTTATCGTTCCGTACATCTGCCTGGCGATCTTCGTCGGCGGGCATTTCTGGCGATACCGCTACGACAAGTTCGGCTGGACCACCCGCAGTTCGCAACTGTACGAGTCGCGGTTACTGCGTTGGGGTAGCCCGCTGTTCCACTTCGGCATGCTCGGGGTGGTAGCCGGACACGTCATCGGCCTGCTCATCCCGCAGTCGTGGACCGACGCATTCGGGATAACCCGCACGGCGTACCACCTCATCGCGCTGATCGGCGGCATCATCGCCGGCATCGCCGCAGTCGTCGGGCTCGCGATCCTCATCTACCGCCGCCGGATCACCGGTCCGGTGTTCAGCGCGACGACCAAGATGGACAAGGTGATGTACCTGTTCCTCGCCCTGGTGATCGCGCTGGGCATGTGGAATACGTTCGCCTCGGGAGTCTTCGGTCTCGGCGGCGAATACAACTACCGCGACGGAGTCAGCCCCTGGTTCCGAAGCATCTTCTATTTCCAGCCCGACCCTGCCTTGATGGCAGATGCGCCGATCGGTTTCCAGTTGCATGCACTGTTCGCGTTCATCCTGTTTGCGCTCTGGCCGTTCACTCGGCTGGTGCACGTATTCAGCGCACCGATCGGTTATCTGACACGGCCATACATCGTCTACCGTTCGGCAAATCAGCGGGCCGGGCAAGGCACCGGGACCCGGGCCCCACAGCGAGGCTGGGACAAACCTGAACTACAACGTAGCGAGCGAAGATGA
- the mobA gene encoding molybdenum cofactor guanylyltransferase produces MRYDAIILAGGQGSRLGGVDKAALELAGRPLVERPLAAAYDAERIVLVGPPSLRRDNVLLAREDPPGGGPAAATAAGMTTLGDGLAPWVLLLSCDLPRAEDGVPRLLAAAAPVGDADGYCLTNSDGSLQWLFALYRSEALREAIHSIGDPVGSSMRRLLQPLRLVAVPDTDDVSADLDTWEDHESWTKRLEQNGE; encoded by the coding sequence ATGAGGTACGACGCGATCATCCTCGCCGGCGGTCAGGGTTCGCGGCTGGGCGGTGTCGACAAAGCGGCGCTCGAGTTGGCTGGGCGACCACTGGTGGAACGACCGTTGGCTGCGGCGTACGACGCCGAACGCATCGTGCTCGTCGGGCCGCCATCGCTCCGACGGGACAACGTGCTGCTCGCCCGCGAGGATCCCCCCGGCGGTGGCCCGGCCGCGGCGACCGCAGCCGGAATGACAACGTTGGGCGATGGGCTGGCGCCGTGGGTGCTGCTGCTGTCGTGTGATCTCCCCCGCGCCGAGGACGGCGTACCGCGCCTGCTCGCGGCAGCCGCACCGGTCGGCGACGCTGATGGATACTGCCTGACCAACTCCGACGGCAGCTTGCAGTGGCTGTTCGCCCTGTATCGCAGCGAGGCGTTACGGGAGGCCATACATTCGATCGGTGACCCTGTGGGTTCCTCAATGCGACGACTACTCCAGCCGCTTCGGCTCGTGGCTGTACCCGACACTGACGACGTCTCAGCCGACCTCGACACGTGGGAGGATCATGAGTCCTGGACGAAACGTTTGGAGCAGAACGGTGAGTGA